The Paralichthys olivaceus isolate ysfri-2021 chromosome 2, ASM2471397v2, whole genome shotgun sequence genomic interval GGAATGGAGGAATCTCTTACGTTTAACactaataattataaaaacaacCCAGTCTAAAAGTCAATAAGCAGGGGACTGCAATAAGTGGCAAGaggaaaaaagtgttttcagtttataTCAATTTGAAGCAAGAGGAAAGGAGTGTGAACAAGAacatttggtctttttttttttgttattccgTCTTTTCTGACGGTCTAACATTCCACTTAGTGAAAAAAAGGCAGAGGCATGAGTAGAGATCAAGAGAGGGTCAGCCAGGAAGGACAGAGTTAAAACCCAGTCCCCTCTCGGTGCTCCCTCGCCAGCTCCTATTTGTCCATGTTCTACACACTCTCTCCTGGACCGGCCTCTAACTCAGCCAGTGCTTATTTAGAGAGCTTCTTCATCCGCTGATCTAGTGAAGCAAAGTTCTCCTCTATAGCCCCCAGGTTTTCCTTCATTGTCTGCTGGACCTTATGGAAAGAGAACAGGAAAACAGTTAGGTAAGAAGTGATGGTGTTGGAAGAGAATTAGGGCTGGAGGGGAAAGAGGGACTCAATCCCAAAAATGTGTCAGTTTAACTAACAGTAGAAATAATCATTACATGCAGCcctattaaatatattttactaaaCTGTCATTATGCAAGTATTTTATCGGGGCTAAATCTGAAAATGCTATTTACAGCCATCATTATTAGGAAATGATGTTCTAGGACGTTGCAAAATTACTGGACTTGCTGAATAAGAAATGAGGTTTTCTGTGAAAGCATGTCGATGTCAGATTCAATAACTGTCTAAAGCCCTCGGCCATTTCAGAACACAATACAATCTGTTCAAAGTTCGTAAAATTTCAACAGACCtcatcaaaaaggaaggttttagaGTTCAGGTTTGAAAAGGCTTTCCTTTGTCTGTGCAGGCACAAGCCCTTAACTGTGAAAGCACAGGTTGATTATCGACTCTGGAGGAGACGGTGCAGAGCCTCTGTCCTAATAAGAAGCTGCTCTTTCTTACATTGTCactttggaaaatgaaaaaagctgcCTCTGCTGCAAACTTTGAAGTCATCAGAAGACACTTGCTGCATTAAGTTATTCCACAGACCAGAGAGCTTTTTGCCAGGTGGCTGAGTTTGTCAGATATATTCATATGAATtctcaaacacatgaaaaaccTTAAAGATGCAGCTCAGACCAGTGGCAGTTCAGGAGAAACAAGTGCTTCACCAGTTAAAGCCAGAAATACACGTTTTACAACTAGCAAAGTTGAATCAATATCTTTCCTTACACCCCAGAAAACAATAACTACCTCTGCTAAGGAgaggattttattatttagttagAATGACTACGCAAAAAAACatgggtggggcatgacccaatgaagaacccattaaatgttggatCGGATCTGGAtacattctttttcattttccttaaCATGGGAAGATAGGGTGTTagcctcggtggaggtatgaACTCTGTGAGTGTCCTGGTTAAGTTACTGCCTCTCTCTGGCCATTGTAGGTGGAAGCTCGGTAGACTACCAGCTGTAGCTTTGATTTTCAGGGATCTCAAACAGGAGACTGTGCAAGCTAGCTACAGACAACTGTACTTGTCAAGGACTTCGCATGAACCATTCCTTCCGTGGACATGGTGGTGCAAAATTGGTATACTGAAGTTCCGCACTACAAGTGTTACACAAAAATAACCTTGTGCCCAATGTCCAAAAGAGCTTGAGACTCCTACCTGTGTTAGCAGAGTGTTATTGTCCTTCAGAGAGTTGTTGATCATCTGCTGGGTGGTGTCCAGGTGGGTCAGCAGCTGGCCAAACTGCATGGCTACGAGACAGGAGGTCGgataaaatgaaaccaaaagacaagagagaagaaacaagaaGAAGGAATAAGTAAGACACACTAATAActaacacattcaaacatttgtggtaaaataaagtgtgtgaagagaaaaaaacaagtgcaaATTGAATCTGAAACTGACAAAATGACTGCTTGGAagaactattttcttttttgcttgTTTGCCTTCATTGGTAAAGACAGATGAAATCAGAGCCGCTAAAGCTCATTGAGCAAAGAAGACATGAGCTGCAGACTGTGACAGATCGATGTAAAGAGAGGCTGGATGATAAATCCCCTCTTTCAGCTCTCAGAAAGGAATTATCAATATAATCTATTAATGCCAAGGTTCTGCTTTCATGtgctaaataataaaaatatgataATGTAATATCATGCATCTCTTTCTCCCTAAGGGGGTGTTTAACAGTTCTGCCAGATTTAGTCTAATTCTATTACCATTTCGACTCTCAGTGAGTTTTTTTGCCCTCTGTTAAAATAGACTGGTGTGGTTTAGACCTTTCTTTTGTCCTTGTGAATCCTATTTTCACTTAGTTTTCATCTTTtgtcacacacacgttcacgtTGCTTCCCAGCACAGGGTTCACACCCTGTTATGTTCAGTTTCTATATCcaacatattttaaatctttaatgcTGATCCCCACCCCCACTAACCTACATACATCCTCTCCTTGAACTCTCATGGGTGTCATCTCAaggtttttctcctctcacatcAAAGAGCAGAACATAAATTATCCAAgttttcattgttattatccTGACTGGGGTGAAATCGACTCCTGGAGTATATGGAAAATAGACACCAGTAACTGAACACCAGTACATTTGTGAAACGATTTAGAGTAAACGTTATGTGAGCTCCTCCAAATCCAAAACACCTTAACATTTACTATTGTGTCATGATGTAGAAAgttatgtgagaacacaaacaaagtctGAAACCTATAAATCAGTTTCAGTTCCTGTGCGTTACCTTGCTCATGCAACTCCTTGACAGCGACGAGCCTCTGCACCACCTGAGGTATAGAAGTGGACATGGCATCCCACTTCTGCACCACGTCATAAAGCTGCGACACCtggcaggtaaacacacacaagcatattTAATGCTAAGATAAAGCTCTCCGCCTAAAATAACATgatcattttacaaataaattcATGCAGCGCAATGTAAATATCAATAGCAATCAGTGGTAATGGTGCCATGTTTTCTCTATCTGAGCAATGTGTAACTGCATATTTGTACTTATTAATGTGATTAACATCATCATTTAAATTGGACTCCATGGTGCAGAGGTCCTGGATCTAATAAGTACTACTTTTGTAATATTACAATTCTTTTTAAGTTAATCATgatgacaacatttttttttttcaaagcccATAACAGCAGCATATGTAcaacaataaagaaataaattaaaaaaacattgaattacTTAGtcattcacaataataataaaatgactggTCTGACCTACCCTCTATTGATCTATTGAGGTGAAATTACTTTTCAAGAGTTgtcataaaaaagaaacaaaaacatgacccTGGACATCATGTACGACTCATGACTGGATTTTAGATACCgtcaaaaaatgaataaatttaGATGACGACAACATTTTGATATGGCTCTCACTGTTAGCTTTGGCTGTGTTAGCTGTTAAAACAGCACTAAATTCAAACTGAACATATGCTGCTACTCTTCATCAGTTAGTCTGAGGGCCACAGGCTAGACTATCAATTCTTTGTGGaggttttcaaaatgaaaatcctTATAAGAGCGAACTCAGAAGATTATTTCCTGTGAGGCTACAATATTAATGGATAAATTATACAACTTCTGACCAAAACATCTCAGCTTTATTATAACAGGAACCTGCCTGGAGAGTCTTCCATCTAAAGGTGCTTCTCAATTGAGGAATCACAGGTCGACTGTGTGGAAGTCATGAGTTTTCATAGACTTTACAGAGAATAAATGCAACTGAGATTATTATAGCATTTAACTTGCATGGGTGTAAAGGACTTACTGACCTTGTTTTGTGTATCAGCATCCTCAATTGCTGCCTTGTGTTTTGCAATCTCATTCATCTTCCCAAGGACACTctaaaaagaggaaatgaaatttTACAAGAGGGCATTGGGATAGAAAACAGATCTGTAAATACTGTGGTGAATTGATCCACATTCAACCCCAACACGTGGTATATTTAAGTTAAGAAATGTATCATCTTTTCAACAGAAAGCAAATGCACTGCTAGCAACAGTagatacaaacacatgcaataGGAACACCTGAGATcttaaagaaaaggaaagttCTACGCCCTGTTTTGTGCCTTTGCAATTTTTGGATGCACAAGCTCAAACATGTATTAAAGTTGGCTTAGAATTTGCTGCCGGAGTTGGACTAGCTGTTCCTCGTGAAGTACATCCCACATTTATCTCTGTACTGAATACAGATGAATAAAATACTGAGATTCTCATTGAAATCTCCATAAGACAGTATTCCTTAAAAATAAAAGGCTTCTATGGTAAACATACTGGCTGTAAAAAtctgaatatatttaaattacaaCTGAAATTGTCTGTTCATGACCTCCAAACCCTGCATTGCATGCTGAGCAGGAATTAGTTACCTGCAGTCTTGCTTCCACTTGATCCAGAGTAGCAGAGTCAAGTGCGCTGACCCTCGCCTGCAGGAGTTCTATGGTGTCctgatgcaacacacacacacacacacgttatatGTAAGCAGGAATGAAGAAACTTGGTCCTGTTTAAAGTGTGACCCAGTTCTCTGGCTGCATGTCAGATACACAAAAGGTGCAAATTCAAACTCCATCCATTGTGTTCCAAAGAAAGAAGTCAGCTTCTTACCATCAAACTGGCTCCTTGTACACCAGCGCTCAGAGGTCCCTGCAGTAccaacacaaagagagacaaaacaaacaaattatattAGGAGGCAATGAAGCCCACGACataatttacataatttaaGTGGAAGTGGATTGTATTTGAATTTGACTTTGTGAAAGACTACACAGCAATAGAAGCATGAAAATTGTGTtggtgtgagagagaaagagacaaacagaattAGTGAGAATGAGaaaagcaaagtgtgtgtgtgtgtgtgtgtgtgtgtgtgtgtgtgtgtgtgtgtgtgtgtgtgtgtatggagacTAAATGCTGTGTACCTGCTTGTCTGATCCTGAGCCAACAGCGTTCTCCAGCTCAGCTAGACGCTTCTCCAATTCCGCTACCTACGGGGAAAGAACAACGCAACACATGGCTGACACACATACAGCTACTCGTGCAGACAGTTCTCTGACTTTTGTCCTTTTTATTACCGTACAATATTCAAAGGGTTCCTTCACGACAATGCTAACAAAAACCATGTTGAAGAGACTGACACATGCTCATTTTATGAGTGCATCCCAGACTCTACtgctccacctccctctctacGATACCTTGGCAGACTCATTGAATTTTTCCTGCTCCGGTCGGCTGTGTAGCTCATAGAGCACCACTCCATCTGGGCCCTTAGCTGCTGCCGTCGGCTTGCTGTCTCCTGCAGCGCTGCCCCGGCTGCCCTTAGCCACTTCCAGCTGGGTGAGCAGACGCCTgtgggaaggaaggaaaaagaggatTATAGGTTCAATATTGTTATCACCCCTCCTGTGCTGCTATGTCTGTGCTCCCCCTTGCTCTGTTGCATCCGGTCTTTTCAGGCTTGGTTGTAAACTACACGCTCAAGGTGAGCTTGGATCTTTTTTACAACTCTTTTCATCCCTTTCTCTCGCTTGTGTTACTGCATCTTTACCTCTCTATCCTCAGCTCTGCTCCCTCGTGCTCCGTCGGGTTCTGACATGTTTCATCTCTCTATGCCTTCTCTCACTTAATCTTTCACCTTCTCCAGTTTTTATCTCCCTTCCTCAAGCATCCGTTCATCAGGTCTTGCGCTCCTCAGGTAGCGCTACACTGAGATTGGCAGGGTTTATGTGGGCAATAGATACCAGGTGTACTACTTCTTCCTTATCTccttccccctccctcttttttatCAGGGTTACAGTCCAGAGCTCAGTGAAATGAATTCCCCCGCTCTTCTCTCTTTCCAACTTATGCTGTCTCCATCTGTTTCTTAAGACTACTCCCCCCCTGTACCTATCTCTATCGAGTCCCTGTCTACTAGTTCATCACTTCTTTGGGATCTGTGTTCTTAAAGTGTCAGGTTTCAAATTCCAAATGCTTTACTGACGTGTCACCTTCCTTCCAGCTCACCTTGCCAGTGCTCCATCTGGATCAGCCAGGTTGATGTGTGCCTGTGGTCCCAGCAGTGAGTCGAGATGGGCAGATACCAGCTGCTGTTTGAGCTGGGCTGCGTGCTGGGCAAGCACCACCGGGGTCAGGCGCTCCTCTGCATTGCTTTCCTTGGTGGCAGACTGCAAAATCAGGGACACCAAGGTAACAAGACAGTAGGGATTTCTTTTTTGAGCAGtgatatttgtgtattttctaaTGGAGTTAATTAAATGAACACAATTTGGACCCAGATAAGCAGTAATGTTTTCTGACACCTCCCCTCACAATCACATACAAAACAGTAATTGTCCCAATTATggcaaacaggagaaaaaatTTAAGACTTTAAGACTTTTTGCCCCCTAGGCTGTAGTAACACTGCTCCGAACTCCACATTCAAAAAGGTTATGTCTTGTTTAGGCCAACATAGAAACAGCTCATGAAGTTTATAGGCGACTGTCATTACTGTTCAGTCTGTCGGAGtgtaatgtttaaataaatatttgtatattgcTGATCTGTCACCATATGCTTGGTAGTGAGATTCACAGAACTTCATCTGTACTGGTTCTGACAACCAAACCTTCTGTTACTGTGACAAGGCACAGATATTAGGATAAAGACTGGATAATCAGTGTGCACCATCCTTTGCCAAGTCTTATGGACAAGGGAGACGTGTGCTCGAGTGCaagtgtgtgtcctgcagtcagTTCACCTGGATGACATCCACCTCCTGAGAGAGTTCCTGGATCTCATTCACCAGACGCTGGTACTTCTGCTGGGGCGTCTCTTTCACTCCACAGCCCTCTCCAAGCTAACAGAGATGAgggagaatttaaaaaacactatgAATATTATAAAACCACAAAGTAAGTGTAGCACACAGAGTCTCCCTGAGATAAGCTATTGCACAACACAATCTCAGACTCTTACACATTCTGTGAAATGGATATCATAATTATGTTGTCACCCTAAAAATGGAGCACCTTCTAAAAGAATAAgaagtaaaataatatatttctgCCGAACAAAATGTACTCACAATTTCAAATTCTCCTGATTCATAGCCCACTCTTCTGCTTTTACTGATTCTGTcagagaaatctgtgaaaaggagaaaaatggatagtgtgagaaaaaaatcaagaaagaaacacaaaacaacaaactggaGTCAGTGTCGGGCTCAGACTGAGCCACAGCATCGAAATAACATAAAGCATCAATACAGCCATGATGGATGCAACGGAAGCTGGACACTTTGCTTGCAATGTTTATATTTCGTACAGGGCCATGTGTGTAATGTTGAAAGTTGTATCTGTACAGTAATTTATAACGTGCTTGGAAAATTGAAACTCCATTAGGATTACATTTTGTAAACACTACTCTGAAAATATGATGATGacattgttttgtgttactTAAgattcactttgtgttttaagtAAAACGGTCGGgatataaaaaggaaaaataaccaCAATTATCATACTACTAAAGATTAGACAGCTGAAGATAAAGGAAGGATTTGTGGTATGTTAATCcatttgttttccatcttttctCCCATcccatgttcatgttcatgcaTAACAATCAATCATAACATGCATTAATAGGTTAACGGTGACTTCTTATCCACTGCAAACTGACCAAGTCCCTTCGTGGTGACGTGCTTATCTTTGAACTTGTCATAGGCTGCGTTGGGGTTGACCACAATCCTCTCCACGCTGTCACTACAGAGCTCCTCCTGTCATTGGAAATAAAGTCagatcaacaaaaacaaaatcacaaaggGCATGTAAGACTGTGGAGACAGCAAACACTTAACAATCAGCCGTAGCTTACTGTCAGTGAGCAAAAAGTCTCAAGGCTAAAGGCAGACTTGAAATAAGTTGGCAGATAGGTAAGATCGCTCTTGATCATTGCCCGGGAGATGTGCTTTCACAGATGAACACTGAATTATGTGTTTGAGTGGATGGGTGATGTCACACACCAAGGTCAGATACCATCAGAAATTAAAAGTCATTGAAGCCATAAATCATGGAAATCTGCAGGAGCTTCACGGCCATTATTTGCAGCGGTCTTGGAAAGCACCAGATGATTTCAACATAATTTAGAGGCAAGAGGCAGATGAGCAAAATAAGATATCACAGCCATGCCAAGGCCTGATTGTGTCACCTGAAGAGCAATATCATAAAGTGTTTAAAGTCACtataaaacatacatatattatTGTAAAAACATATACTTAATGTGGCATGAATCCATTATGGTCAAGCAAAACTAAATCTAGAAGCCACTATATTCACATTTCTAAATGATGATTCTTTGATTAGTGAATTTGAGGGAAAACACAAGACTTTCATTTGATCAACATCTCCTTGTGATCAATAATGATGATCTAGAGACTATGTGTAGGATTAAAACTCCACATACAGATAGATGAAATGAGTTCacgcagaaaaaaaagacagaccaacacaaacacacagaaacacagaaacacagatgccgtggaggggggaggaagaggaggatgagggggaggaagaggagagttAGTCAGGCTCTTACCAGCTCCTTGGGTTTCCAAAGAGAGTTAGAGAAAGTAACGGAAGagtagagggagagaaaaaagtagagggggagaaagagagagagagagagacaacacaGATTAATGTGGTTATCACATGCCATGCACACAACAGGAACAGTTGGCCAGGGTCAGGGAAAGATAAGAAAGAAGGCAGTGTTCCGAGAGCTGCTGCTAAAAAACCCTGGAGACAGTGTGTTCAGACAGCTTGTGATGCCTAcagttctttctctcttccccaGTTCGATGTAGTATAATGCCCCATTAACACCACCCAGCTACTTTCACTGTTAATGCTAGGCTGCACTTTAAAATGCAGTGGTACCATATGCTCTCATGTAGAGCACTGTCTGTCTCCCAACAAAGGACATTCAAGAGCCTGAAACCCCTTTagtacagtcaggtaaacaaaATATGTCATTAATAATTCTTAACAACATGCAGTTCATCCTAAATGGATCGGTTGGACTGAACTTGTTTTCTGTGTAGTAACATTAGGCCAGAAATAGCTAAAGAGACTGTCATCTCAACATGGATTAGTCACATCTGATCCTCTTAATGCGATCAGTGCTGGTGCAAATACCTATCAGTAGCATCCCTATGTAAAATAATGCAGTTTATTCTGGGTAAAGTAGTAGTGCATAATATTACTTTggtatacatttattttttaacaggCCTGTGGGACAGATGAATTCCAACACCATGgccaatgctttttttttttttttttttttgtataattagATTTTCATTATATGAGAGCTTGAAAAGACTGGTCTCTGTCTGGAGTTTTTCCCGTAGTTACATCAGGATGCTTTGATTCACCAGTAGCTCATTTAACAATCGGACATGTCTCAAAATTAATAACTAAAAGTCTAACAAAGACTGTGACTCAGATTTGATTATATATATCTACATTTTTATACTATTTCATCCATCTCAGAGTGACAGGAAATTACCCtacatgatgtcatcacatgTTGTACTAGAGCTTGGCAATAAAACACGATCAATTATTatcataaaataatttttaacaATAGTTTTTTACCAAACGCTCAATATATATAACGATATACATTGCAGTGTggaagtgtttgtcattttctgatcataaagacatgtttaaaaccacaacattcaaTCAGGTGCAAAAGACATAAACATGTCATGACATCTTCTCaagataattattgatatcgaCATGACATTTTTTAATAGTGATATCATTTTTGACCATGCCGCACAGCCCTATATAGTATACACAAGCCTTCTAAATGTCAGGTGAGTTAGAATAGTGTGGTTAGTCAGGAAGCAACTGTTAGAAAACGATGTCAGGTTAACAAGGGAAATCTctaagacaaacaaacaaaggaacaaacaaacatttgtcttcctctcaggagcctcagactcacacagacacaagcctTCACTGCTTTGTCAAAGTGAAGCAAAATGAAAGAGGGAATTAAATTGCTGCTGAAAACCAATCAACATCATTACGCCTCTGAAGAGTTTAAATGAGGAACATAAATAGAAGGAAAAGAATCAATCTCCTGCACTTCAAAACAGTCAACAATCAATGGATTGcagagtgaaaaagaaagagtcaCTCCATTAATCTACTTCTCATTTCATCCCAATCAAGGTCAGAGGTAGGAAAAGTGGATATGAGATTTTTATAACATGCATAAAAAGCATGGCATTAAGCTCACTGAGAGTGAAATCGAGCCAGTCTTACTTGTACAAACTAGGGTTCCAGGAAGGGTGGGGAAGAGTCAAAACACAAGGGTATGGGAAGAACGAATGTGGACACATAGAAGGGAAAATGCCATTAGGATTCAATCAGCTGGTCAGTAAAAAGCCAAGACAAGAATAAAGCAAAGTCAGACCAGCATCACTTGACTGTTTACATACTGCTCACTGCCCAATAGCACTGTTTAAAGAACTATACTACCACTAAATCCAGGGGGCTGCTTGGTCACAGTGAGATTAGACAGGAGTCACAAAACCATCATCAGTACAGAGATTTTGTTACTTGTTATCTAGATTGTACTCTGTGTCTCTTTGGGAGAAAGGTTTACTTAACTGCCCTTACTCACACCTGCCCCTATGAAAATGAGCAGATATACTAACACGTTCAAGTATTGAATACGTGTGAAACAGTATTTTAAAATGACTGTTCTCTTCTACGAAACATGACCCTGACACAATGTCATGGAAACTAAAACTTGTCATAACGTGAAAATAGTCTTTACACAGTGAGCATCAATAATGCAGTTTACAAAACAGTCCTGGTAAGAGAAATCCTCCTCTGTCAAAATTATAAtgttcattgttttgttaaacaaGTGTTAAATGAACTGTTTGATTGTGTATTGCTATGATTTTTCCCCACTGCAACTATTTTGCCCAGTTGAATTAACACCTCTTTAACATGTTTTCTGCAAACCTGATCAACGCCTCCATAATGGTGGGTTTGATTGCAGGATTATTGAATTAGTTTTAGGTGGATTTATCTAATACAGTGACTATATGACCACTTCCCTACGTCTTGACTTCCTGATGCTAGGTGCTCAGTGAATAACCTTTAGATAAATTGCTCTACAGACCTAGCTAGctcaacacacactgtaatatCATCAATAGCAGCTCAGTGTCACCATTGGGTGACATAATATACTTGCATGCATGACTACACTATTATTAGCCTGTAAGCACGTATGATTACGTGTATTTTTCCATGGCAGACCTAATGCACATTGAACAAAATGAATAAGCCAGTAGACTGCCCAAATTATTACGTGTTACCATTTGTTAGCTCGTTGTGTTAGCTTAGTTTGCAGGGAGTTAGCTCAGTCTGCTCACCATCATCACACCCAGTGAAAACGAACCGTCCACTTACCGACTCAAACTGAGCCTGGTCGTCCTCTGGAAGGTCTCCGGTCTCGTACACGTCCGGTTCGTTAAAGGCCTGAAGACACAACGAGGTAAACAACACAGCAAAGCATCAGATGTGTCCCGTTTATTGTCGTTAGCCTCGGCCAACGCCCCGGCCCATCCAGCAACACGTACCCAACAAGCTAGCCTCCCTCTCTGGGTGGCTCGTAccacaacacacaacaccacCGGGAAGTTATTAACATTATAGAGTTATTAGTTAGCATATGGAAAACCCAGACAATAAGAAAAGCAGTGGTGTCAGCTAAGCTAGCGCTGCCAAGTAGCAACACAGCTAGCCTCCCTGCTAGCATTAGCCACTTACAATTCCCGGCAAGTTCGCGTATTTAGGATCAGCCATTGTCAGCGGGAGCCTCAGAAATAACCACCAGAGGAAACAACAACCGGGTTTCAAACGTGTAGATGATCGATGGAGCGTGTGGGAGAACCAGAGGAGCTGAGGGGGGATGAGGCAGCAGAGTCTCTTCCAGCCCGATGTGGTCACTGCTCGATTTGACAGCGTGGACGTTGGGTTTATCTCAGGCGCGGGCGCGCGGGCGGGCGGGACGTGCTGTGTACGCGGAAGTCATCGCAAGGGAGCTGGACGGTCGACCAGCGTGAGCAAAACAAACACCCCCCGTGAATGTGGAGTGTTCATGTGACCAAAACGAGaaaactgcagctgtgtgtaGTTTGAGCATCGTTTTGTTTGagttttcattcaaacattatatttacTTTAGCTCTGATGGTGTGTTTGAACAATTTGCTCCAACAATTACATTAATGTGTCTTTCTTAACGTGGTTGAATTTTAACAAAGAGGTCACACGGTGGCGCTAAAGGCACGAGCAAGCGCCTCAGTCAATGGGCCAAAGATGGTCGATTAAAATGATAGGAAATAATCCCCTCCTCGTATAAAAGGGGTCAGAAAGTATTACAAGGTCATCTTGTTTATTTCAGGTCtcaatttattttgcatttttacttttattgtcaatgttttACCAAAGCTTACTTTTTGTCAAACACatagaggagaaaagaaatacATAGAATTATTTTAGTCATTGGCAAAATACTCTCAAATTAAAACTCTATATTAATGTGTTGCCATAGTAATTGTAATAcagtgaacattttttgttttaatatgatTTGAAT includes:
- the dctn2 gene encoding dynactin subunit 2; amino-acid sequence: MADPKYANLPGIAFNEPDVYETGDLPEDDQAQFESEELCSDSVERIVVNPNAAYDKFKDKHVTTKGLDFSDRISKSRRVGYESGEFEILGEGCGVKETPQQKYQRLVNEIQELSQEVDVIQSATKESNAEERLTPVVLAQHAAQLKQQLVSAHLDSLLGPQAHINLADPDGALARRLLTQLEVAKGSRGSAAGDSKPTAAAKGPDGVVLYELHSRPEQEKFNESAKVAELEKRLAELENAVGSGSDKQGPLSAGVQGASLMDTIELLQARVSALDSATLDQVEARLQSVLGKMNEIAKHKAAIEDADTQNKVSQLYDVVQKWDAMSTSIPQVVQRLVAVKELHEQAMQFGQLLTHLDTTQQMINNSLKDNNTLLTQVQQTMKENLGAIEENFASLDQRMKKLSK